One part of the Balneolaceae bacterium genome encodes these proteins:
- a CDS encoding sulfatase-like hydrolase/transferase has protein sequence MNQAINESWRHIKTAGLTLFLGIFLFGCGDPETEELPNILWITSEDNSPFLGAYGDDYADTPNLDRLADAGVLYENAYATTPVCAPSRFTLITGTYANRMGTENMRSTYPIPENIRFYPAYLKEAGYHTTNNVKKDYNTIDQPEVWDESSGEAHYSDRAEGQPFFHIRNFTTTHESRLHDPIDTLIHDPDDAPVPPYHPNTETVRRDWAHYYDQMTRMDEQVGELLDELEKSGEAENTIIFYYGDHGGALPGAKRFMNQRGLHVPLIVYFPPKYEHLKPEENRTDRLVSFVDFPATLLSLAGIEPPEFMDGEPFLGEYETEPREYIHTYRGRMDERYDLSRGVRDQDFLYIRNYMPQRIYGQYLNYLWRAPTMQVWEEEYRAGNLNEIQSQFFESKPAEELYLISEDPYSVHNLADDPAYREELQRLREVNSEWIREINDLGFIPEGILDDIRGERPLYDAVREDNVPINEIIETAEMASYQPENNMEELVSRLDHSEASVRFWSAMGIAISGDSASEYSSELLERRNDPSGSVQVAIAEALLAAGEISAAIDLIEETLNNPDGHVKLRAVNLIETLDESLITDNIRNTIRQFVDEMENDEAAAAGYVFRASERLVEKLDL, from the coding sequence ATGAATCAGGCAATTAATGAGAGCTGGCGACATATTAAAACCGCAGGATTAACTCTTTTTTTGGGAATCTTCCTCTTTGGCTGCGGTGATCCGGAAACAGAAGAACTTCCCAATATTTTGTGGATCACAAGCGAGGATAACAGTCCGTTTTTGGGTGCGTATGGCGATGATTACGCAGATACTCCCAATCTGGACCGGCTGGCTGATGCAGGAGTTCTCTATGAAAATGCTTACGCTACCACTCCGGTTTGTGCACCGTCGCGCTTTACTCTTATTACCGGAACCTATGCCAACCGAATGGGTACGGAAAATATGCGCAGTACTTATCCAATCCCTGAGAACATCCGGTTTTACCCGGCATACCTTAAAGAGGCCGGTTATCATACCACCAACAATGTGAAAAAAGATTACAACACGATTGATCAGCCGGAAGTGTGGGATGAATCCAGTGGTGAGGCCCATTACAGTGACAGAGCGGAGGGACAGCCGTTTTTTCATATTCGAAATTTTACGACGACTCACGAAAGCAGGCTCCACGATCCAATTGACACACTGATTCATGATCCTGATGATGCTCCAGTACCGCCTTATCATCCAAATACAGAAACCGTTCGACGGGACTGGGCTCATTACTATGATCAGATGACACGGATGGATGAACAGGTCGGCGAGCTTCTGGATGAACTGGAGAAATCAGGTGAAGCCGAAAATACGATCATCTTTTACTATGGAGATCACGGGGGAGCTCTGCCCGGGGCGAAACGGTTTATGAATCAGCGGGGACTGCATGTACCGCTCATTGTCTATTTCCCGCCAAAATATGAACATCTGAAACCGGAGGAGAATCGAACAGATCGATTGGTTTCTTTTGTGGATTTTCCGGCAACACTGCTGAGTCTCGCCGGCATCGAACCACCGGAATTTATGGACGGTGAACCGTTTTTGGGTGAATATGAAACCGAACCGCGTGAGTATATTCATACCTATCGGGGAAGGATGGATGAACGATATGATCTGTCCAGAGGAGTTCGCGATCAGGATTTTCTCTACATACGAAATTATATGCCTCAGCGGATTTATGGGCAATACTTGAATTATTTATGGAGAGCGCCCACCATGCAGGTTTGGGAAGAAGAATACCGGGCCGGAAACCTGAATGAAATACAGAGTCAGTTTTTTGAGTCCAAACCCGCTGAAGAGCTCTATTTGATTTCCGAAGATCCATATTCTGTGCATAACCTGGCCGATGATCCGGCCTACCGGGAAGAGTTGCAGCGATTACGTGAAGTAAACTCCGAATGGATTCGGGAGATCAACGATTTGGGCTTTATCCCGGAAGGAATTTTGGATGATATTCGCGGAGAGCGACCGCTTTACGATGCCGTTCGCGAGGATAATGTTCCGATTAATGAGATTATCGAAACTGCGGAGATGGCGTCCTATCAACCGGAAAATAATATGGAGGAATTGGTCAGCCGATTGGACCATTCTGAGGCGTCCGTCCGGTTCTGGTCAGCGATGGGAATAGCGATCAGCGGAGATTCTGCATCTGAGTATTCATCAGAATTGCTCGAAAGAAGGAATGATCCATCGGGATCTGTCCAGGTAGCCATTGCGGAAGCTCTTTTGGCTGCGGGTGAAATATCTGCTGCTATTGACTTGATTGAAGAAACTCTCAACAATCCGGACGGTCATGTAAAACTCCGGGCTGTAAACTTGATTGAAACCCTTGATGAAAGCCTGATTACGGATAACATCAGAAACACCATTCGCCAATTTGTGGATGAAATGGAAAACGATGAAGCCGCCGCTGCCGGCTATGTGTTCAGGGCTTCGGAAAGGCTTGTTGAGAAATTGGATTTGTAA
- a CDS encoding FAD-dependent oxidoreductase, translating to MKKNILFFLTISFLLISCTNRGSSDSNNYEADVIIYGGTSAAVTAAVKVARTGQSVIIVSPDKHLGGLSSGGLGFTDTGNKVVIGGLSREFYQRVYEYYQQDETWRWQDRSEFGNRGQGTTALDEEFGTMWIFEPHIAEQVFEDFIEEEGITVLRDEWLNRKDGVVTENGRIVSFETLSGKTFRGEMFIDATYEGDLMAAAGVSYHVGRESNDTYDEEWNGVQTGVYHHSHYFPPDGPYVDPYISPGDPSSGIIGNVSVAPPGEKGSGDHRVQAYCFRMCLSDHPDNKVPFPKPDNYEPSQYILLLRLFESGWHERNNFFTKYDEIPNRKTDTNNHGPVSTDYIGMNYDYPEASYDRRKQIIQEHEDYQKGMMYFLANDPRVPREIQNEVKRWGLAKDEFTDNGHWPHQLYIREARRMIGDVVMTEHEVLGNRDVPEPVGMGSYTLDSHNVQRYITPEGYVQNEGDIGVSPDQPYQIAYGSIIPKKEEIQNLLVPVAMSASHIAFGSIRMEPVFMILGHSAAAAAVIALREDQAVQDVDYSELRSQLLEDGQVLEYSE from the coding sequence ATGAAAAAAAACATATTATTTTTCCTTACAATAAGTTTTTTGCTGATCAGCTGTACAAATCGTGGATCTTCTGATTCGAACAATTATGAAGCAGATGTCATCATTTACGGAGGAACATCGGCTGCGGTGACAGCGGCTGTAAAAGTGGCCAGAACAGGCCAGTCGGTGATTATAGTTTCCCCGGATAAACATCTTGGCGGTCTTTCATCTGGAGGCCTTGGATTTACGGATACGGGAAATAAAGTAGTGATCGGCGGTTTATCCAGGGAGTTTTATCAGCGTGTGTATGAATATTATCAGCAGGACGAGACCTGGCGCTGGCAGGATCGCTCGGAATTTGGAAATCGCGGACAGGGAACAACCGCACTGGACGAGGAGTTTGGCACGATGTGGATTTTTGAACCTCATATCGCGGAACAGGTATTTGAAGATTTTATCGAAGAGGAGGGGATTACCGTTCTCCGGGATGAATGGCTGAATCGAAAAGATGGAGTGGTGACCGAAAATGGGCGTATTGTCTCCTTTGAAACACTCAGTGGAAAAACATTCCGGGGAGAGATGTTTATCGATGCCACCTACGAGGGAGACCTGATGGCGGCGGCCGGAGTCAGTTACCATGTAGGACGTGAGTCCAATGATACCTATGATGAGGAATGGAACGGAGTTCAAACAGGCGTCTATCATCACAGTCATTATTTCCCGCCCGATGGACCCTATGTAGATCCTTACATATCGCCGGGCGATCCCTCCAGCGGAATTATTGGAAATGTATCCGTGGCACCTCCCGGTGAAAAAGGAAGTGGGGATCACAGAGTACAAGCCTATTGTTTTCGAATGTGTTTAAGCGATCATCCCGATAACAAAGTTCCGTTCCCGAAACCGGACAATTACGAACCCTCACAATACATTTTGCTGCTCCGGTTGTTTGAATCCGGTTGGCACGAACGCAATAATTTTTTCACCAAGTATGATGAAATTCCCAATCGAAAAACTGATACTAATAATCACGGGCCGGTAAGTACCGACTATATTGGGATGAACTACGACTATCCGGAGGCCTCCTATGATCGCCGTAAACAGATCATTCAGGAACATGAGGATTATCAAAAAGGGATGATGTACTTTTTGGCAAATGATCCTCGAGTGCCCCGCGAAATTCAGAATGAAGTCAAACGGTGGGGCTTAGCCAAAGATGAATTTACCGACAATGGCCACTGGCCGCATCAATTGTATATCCGGGAAGCAAGGCGAATGATTGGGGATGTTGTCATGACTGAGCATGAAGTGCTTGGAAATCGTGATGTGCCTGAACCGGTAGGAATGGGTTCCTATACGCTCGATTCTCATAACGTCCAAAGATATATCACCCCTGAGGGGTATGTACAAAATGAAGGAGATATTGGCGTCAGTCCTGATCAGCCGTATCAAATTGCTTATGGATCCATCATTCCCAAAAAAGAAGAAATTCAGAACCTGCTGGTTCCTGTGGCGATGTCTGCATCGCATATAGCCTTTGGTTCGATTCGTATGGAACCTGTTTTTATGATTTTGGGTCACAGTGCTGCCGCTGCCGCTGTTATAGCATTAAGGGAAGATCAGGCAGTGCAGGATGTGGACTACAGTGAACTTCGAAGCCAGCTTTTGGAAGATGGGCAGGTCTTGGAGTACTCAGAATAA
- a CDS encoding arylsulfatase yields the protein MNKYLVASLIIILSLISFFSCDSPENQTRPNIVLILADDMGYSDIGPYGAEIETPNLDRLAENGIRFTQMHNTSKCFPSRAVLLTGQYAQRVGMSESPDSLTNAVMFGEVLKNAGYTTIFVGKHHGTDNPHEWGFDHYWGLRDGAANYFNPGEQRSFDPGPPAQKEAYYPRTFVFDDSLAAPFTPPKDYYGTDTWTDWALELLDRYEDDSNPFLLYLSYQAPHDPLQAPEEVIDKYEGVYDVGYEKIASDRYRRQLQSGLLDERFPRSEPTYRQWETLDDSTKADQVRRMQVYAAMIDRMDQNIGRVIEYLEERDELDNTLLMFVSDNGASAEVVEIGEGEIGSMTRWSSLKEDWANVANTPFRMFKNYSHEGGTATPFIVHWPDVIPEGGQVDHSLLHFIDIMPTLVEVSGGSYPEQYKGEQLYPMEGVSFLPLFKGDPVERTEPLYYEWNEGRAVHTENWKLVQWGEEWELYDRRTDLTETKDLADEYPDTVELLEAKWEVWSDRLKSMD from the coding sequence ATGAATAAATACCTGGTTGCATCGCTTATTATCATTCTTAGCTTGATCTCTTTTTTCTCTTGTGATTCACCCGAAAATCAAACCAGGCCAAACATCGTTCTTATTTTAGCCGATGATATGGGCTATTCAGATATCGGACCGTATGGGGCTGAAATTGAAACGCCGAACCTGGACAGGCTGGCTGAAAACGGCATTCGGTTTACGCAGATGCATAATACAAGCAAGTGCTTTCCTTCGAGAGCGGTACTGCTTACAGGTCAGTATGCTCAGAGAGTTGGGATGAGTGAATCGCCTGACAGTTTAACTAATGCCGTAATGTTCGGGGAAGTCCTGAAAAACGCTGGCTACACAACAATTTTTGTCGGCAAACATCATGGAACGGATAATCCTCATGAATGGGGATTTGATCACTACTGGGGATTACGGGACGGGGCGGCTAACTACTTTAATCCTGGTGAACAGCGTTCTTTCGACCCTGGACCGCCCGCGCAGAAAGAAGCTTACTATCCCCGCACGTTTGTGTTTGATGATTCTTTAGCAGCTCCATTCACCCCTCCGAAGGATTACTACGGAACCGATACCTGGACCGACTGGGCGTTAGAACTGCTGGATCGTTATGAAGATGACAGCAATCCTTTCTTGCTCTATCTGTCGTACCAGGCTCCACATGATCCGCTGCAGGCTCCCGAAGAAGTAATCGATAAATATGAGGGTGTCTATGATGTGGGTTATGAGAAGATTGCAAGTGATCGTTATCGGCGTCAGTTGCAATCGGGGCTTTTGGACGAGCGTTTCCCCCGGTCGGAACCAACCTATCGCCAGTGGGAGACTCTTGATGATTCAACAAAAGCCGACCAGGTACGCCGGATGCAGGTCTATGCTGCCATGATCGACCGGATGGACCAGAACATCGGCAGAGTTATAGAATACCTGGAGGAACGGGATGAGCTGGATAACACACTTCTGATGTTTGTATCCGATAATGGTGCGTCAGCCGAAGTCGTAGAGATTGGCGAAGGAGAAATTGGTTCCATGACAAGATGGTCCTCACTGAAAGAAGACTGGGCAAATGTGGCCAATACACCTTTCAGAATGTTTAAAAATTATTCTCATGAAGGCGGAACGGCAACGCCGTTTATTGTCCACTGGCCGGATGTGATTCCGGAAGGCGGACAAGTCGATCACTCGCTGCTGCACTTTATCGATATTATGCCCACACTGGTTGAGGTAAGTGGTGGATCGTATCCTGAGCAGTATAAAGGTGAACAACTCTATCCTATGGAAGGTGTTAGTTTTCTGCCGTTGTTTAAAGGGGATCCGGTTGAACGAACGGAGCCTTTATATTATGAATGGAACGAAGGCCGTGCCGTTCATACCGAAAACTGGAAGCTGGTACAATGGGGCGAAGAGTGGGAATTGTATGACAGGCGGACAGATCTCACGGAAACAAAAGATCTCGCTGATGAATATCCGGATACGGTGGAATTGTTGGAGGCGAAGTGGGAAGTATGGTCTGATAGGTTGAAGTCGATGGATTAA
- a CDS encoding sulfatase: MKILAITLIALLGFYPLSTSLAQNTDQSKPNIIVIFTDDQGYGDLSSYGAPNIRTPHIDKMAAEGQKWTNFYSAASVCTPSRAGLLTGRYPVRSGMASDVHRVLFPDSKGGLPQREVTIAEQVKKAGYHTALIGKWHLGHLEQYLPTNHGFETYYGIPYSNDMDAIEGKPPYWEYADEYIPIDYYNVPLMRNTEIIERPADQNTITRRYTEESISFIEEHSDEPFFLYLAHSLPHIPLFASDEFTGHSDAGLYGDVIEEIDHGVGQIVDKLKELEIEEQTLVVFTSDNGPWLVFRTHGGSSGLLRAGKGMTWEGGVRVPAIFWWPGTIQPEIVTDIGSTLDIFTTVSHLAGVAVPDDRIVDGVDLTPVLMGEGESPRKEMLFYRGATLYAARKGNFKAHFIIEGAYGQFEEKQVLDTPLLYDLREDPAEKYDVANEHPEVLAEIEKMVEEHTENLVEVKDQLAERESN; this comes from the coding sequence ATGAAAATATTAGCAATAACACTAATCGCTCTTCTTGGATTTTATCCACTTTCAACATCTCTGGCACAAAATACTGATCAATCAAAACCCAATATCATTGTCATTTTTACCGATGATCAGGGATACGGTGATCTGAGCTCGTACGGAGCACCCAATATCCGAACTCCCCATATTGATAAAATGGCAGCGGAAGGACAGAAATGGACCAACTTTTATAGTGCAGCCAGTGTATGCACACCCAGCCGGGCTGGACTTCTGACAGGACGTTATCCGGTACGAAGCGGCATGGCAAGCGACGTGCACAGAGTCCTCTTTCCCGATTCCAAAGGAGGATTGCCCCAACGGGAAGTAACGATAGCTGAACAGGTAAAAAAAGCGGGGTACCATACGGCACTCATCGGGAAGTGGCACCTGGGTCACCTCGAGCAGTACCTGCCCACAAATCATGGGTTTGAAACCTACTACGGCATTCCCTACTCCAACGACATGGATGCAATCGAGGGAAAACCTCCCTATTGGGAGTACGCAGATGAATACATCCCCATTGATTACTATAATGTACCCTTGATGCGAAACACCGAAATTATAGAGCGTCCCGCAGATCAAAACACCATTACCCGCCGATATACGGAGGAGAGCATCTCCTTTATTGAGGAACACAGCGATGAGCCTTTTTTCTTGTATCTGGCTCACAGCCTGCCGCACATTCCGCTGTTTGCATCTGATGAGTTTACCGGCCACAGTGATGCGGGCCTGTATGGTGATGTGATTGAAGAGATCGATCACGGCGTGGGACAGATCGTTGACAAACTGAAAGAACTTGAGATTGAAGAACAAACATTGGTGGTATTCACTTCCGATAACGGCCCATGGCTGGTTTTCAGAACGCATGGGGGCAGCTCCGGACTGCTTCGTGCAGGAAAAGGGATGACCTGGGAGGGAGGCGTTCGTGTCCCAGCTATTTTTTGGTGGCCGGGAACCATCCAGCCGGAAATTGTAACCGATATCGGCAGTACCCTGGATATTTTTACAACAGTAAGTCACTTGGCTGGAGTAGCTGTACCGGATGACCGGATTGTTGATGGAGTTGATTTAACTCCAGTGCTGATGGGCGAGGGTGAATCACCCCGAAAAGAGATGCTGTTCTATCGCGGAGCTACCCTGTATGCGGCACGGAAAGGTAACTTCAAAGCCCACTTTATTATCGAAGGAGCCTACGGGCAGTTTGAAGAGAAACAGGTTTTGGATACTCCCTTGTTGTATGATTTACGTGAAGATCCGGCAGAGAAATATGATGTAGCAAACGAGCATCCGGAGGTACTTGCTGAAATTGAGAAGATGGTTGAAGAGCACACGGAAAACTTGGTTGAGGTGAAAGATCAACTGGCGGAGCGGGAATCTAATTAA